The Syngnathus scovelli strain Florida chromosome 18, RoL_Ssco_1.2, whole genome shotgun sequence genome contains a region encoding:
- the csrnp1b gene encoding cysteine/serine-rich nuclear protein 1b, with protein sequence MCQIVHASAMSGLLKRKFHEVGEDLCYSSPSPSSLSSACSAWDSEVESCYSDTLDSTPSNPGSPATHSNTTSILKKSKRARRSNVTFDQVMVFFFPRCQGFTSVPSRGGCTLGMTPRHSAHRTYTLTEFAAEQRLLRREKLRNRLREEKLGALKLKLTKNGTQDSEEAERLTVDDIPEQDVDVSSSNLEEGSFLQPYPSKQRYALLKAAGVKKVDKEEKRQLHELRISRERCGCDCQGFCEPETCGCSLAGIKCQMDHSSFPCGCTKDGCGNTQGRIEFNSTRVQTHYIHTIMKLELEKRLEEQSGGEEAAVATTDAMAGPPARSFPFGSELASAGDNSCSSDMTDLSDLSGHSDDSEGGGSPCGRRTPLDVDEKGLSRILSFNEAGNGDAAEKATTAETFGSFSMADFADENDNAAPLVNRTGSELLDENANQGNGLFNCGGVPHTPSPTVDRSASYNMDLSLSSESDLEFFDGFPCLGPSSLYNSLKEYEHMDNFFHFQLPSYPSLPASGDPGTCLLESLIGLSESVP encoded by the exons ATGTGTCAG ATCGTCCACGCAAGCGCCATGAGCGGGCTTCTCAAGAGGAAGTTCCACGAGGTGGGCGAGGACCTGTGCTACTCGTCGCCCTCGCCCTCTTCGCTCTCGTCCGCCTGCTCCGCCTGGGACTCGGAGGTCGAGAGCTGCTACTCGGACACCCTAGATTCCACCCCTAGCAACCCCGGCTCCCCGGCAACGCATTCCAACA CGACATCCATCCTCAAGAAATCCAAGCGGGCACGACGGAGCAATGTCACCTTTGACCAAGTGATGGTCTTCTTCTTCCCACGGTGCCAGGGCTTCACCAGTGTACCCAGCCGAGGGGGGTGCACCCTGGGCATGACGCCCCGGCACAGCGCGCACCGCACGTACACGCTGACCGAGTTTGCCGCCGAGCAGCGGTTGCTGCGCCGGGAAAAACTGCGCAACCGGCTACGGGAGGAGAAGCTGGGGGCTCTTAAATTAAAG TTGACCAAGAACGGAACCCAAGACAGCGAAGAGGCCGAGCGGCTGACCGTGGACGACATCCCCGAGCAGGATGTGGACGTGAGCAGCTCCAACCTGGAGGAGGGCTCGTTCCTCCAGCCGTACCCGTCCAAGCAGCGCTACGCTCTGCTGAAAGCCGCCGGTGTTAAGAAGGTCGACAAGGAGGAGAAGAGACAGCTGCACGAACTGCGGATCTCCAGGGAGCGTTGCGGCTGCGACTGTCAAGGCTTCTGCGAGCCCGAAACGTGCGGCTGCAGCTTGGCTGGCATCAAATGTCAG ATGGACCATTCGTCGTTCCCGTGTGGCTGCACCAAGGACGGCTGCGGCAACACGCAAGGCCGCATTGAGTTCAACTCCACCCGGGTGCAGACGCACTACATCCACACCATCATGAAGCTGGAGCTAGAGAAGCGACTGGAGGAGCAGTCCGGAGGCGAGGAGGCAGCGGTAGCGACGACAGATGCCATGGCCGGTCCCCCCGCTCGCTCCTTCCCCTTCGGCTCGGAGCTGGCGTCCGCCGgcgacaacagctgcagcagcgacATGACGGACTTGTCGGACTTGTCCGGCCACAGCGACGACTCCGAAGGTGGCGGGAGCCCGTGCGGGCGGCGCACTCCGCTGGACGTGGACGAGAAAGGCCTGAGCCGCATCCTCAGCTTCAACGAGGCTGGGAACGGGGACGCCGCCGAGAAGGCCACGACGGCTGAGACCTTCGGCAGCTTCAGCATGGCGGACTTTGCGGACGAGAACGACAACGCGGCGCCGTTGGTCAATCGGACCGGGTCAGAACTTTTGGACGAGAACGCTAACCAGGGCAACGGACTCTTCAACTGCGGCGGTGTCCCGCACACGCCCTCGCCGACCGTGGACCGCTCGGCCAGCTACAACATGGACCTGAGCCTGTCCTCCGAGTCGGACCTGGAGTTCTTCGACGGGTTCCCCTGCCTCGGCCCCAGCTCGCTCTACAACTCGCTTAAGGAGTACGAGCACATGGACAACTTTTTCCACTTCCAGCTGCCGAGCTACCCGAGCCTGCCAGCGTCTGGCGATCCGGGCACCTGCCTCCTAGAGTCCCTCATCGGCCTCTCAGAGTCCGTCCCCTAG
- the LOC125985934 gene encoding gastrula zinc finger protein XlCGF57.1-like: MEEPLKSDEDYESVDKQSGTSEKETNQKLGKNNFSCSICGKKFTRKPNMVAHIRIHTGENPFSCSVCTKTFTLKDGMVKHMRTHTGEKHFSKTFFFKQSLRTHMIKHTGEKTLNCSTCAKTFSHKISMEAHMRTHSGENPFICLLCNKTFSRSTHLESHTRTHTQEKNLLFARCVKKLSIKGDIWNHTRGHTGEKPFVCSLCNKTFSQKAHLRSHMRTHNGEKPFACSVCGSTFSRKETVTSHMIIHTGEKPFSCSLCDKTLFLNQNWRAHMKTHTEETPFSCPFL, translated from the coding sequence ATGGAAGAACCTTTAAAGAGCGACGAAGACTATGAAAGTGTAGACAAACAGTCTGGAACTTCTGAAAAGGAGACAAATCAGAAATTGGGTAAAAATAATTTCAGCTGCTCCATTTGTGGTAAAAAGTTTACCCGAAAGCCAAACATGGTGGCACACATAAGGATACACACAGGAGAAAACCCATTTAGCTGCTCAGTTTGCACGAAAACCTTCACGCTAAAAGACGGCATGGTAAAACACATGAGAACGCACACAGGAGAAAAACACTTTAGCAAAACTTTCTTTTTTAAGCAAAGCTTGAGAACACACATGATTAAACACACGGGAGAAAAAACGTTGAATTGTTCAACTTGTGCTAAGACCTTCTCTCATAAGATAAGCATGGAGGCACACATGAGAACGCACTCAGGAGAAAACCCTTTTATTTGTCTGTTGTGTAATAAAACATTCTCGCgaagcacacacttggaatcacacacgagaacacacacacaggaaaaaaatcttttgtttGCCCGTTGTGTAAAAAAACTTTCTATCAAAGGGGACATCTGGAATCACACACGAGGACACACAGGCGAAAAACCTTTTGTTTGCTCATTGTGTAACAAAACATTCTCCCAAAAGGCACATCTAAGATCGCATATGAGAACGCACAACGGAGAAAAACCCTTTgcttgctcagtttgtggttcaACATTCTCTCGAAAAGAAACCGTCACGTCCCACATGATAATACACACAGGAGAGAAACCTTTTAGTTGCTCATTGTGTgacaaaacattatttttaaacCAAAACTGGAGAGCGCATATGAAAACGCACACTGAAGAAACACCTTTTAGTTGCCCGTTTTTGTAA